The DNA region GCTCAGGAAACCCGGTTGCGGGATCGGCTTTTCTGTTATCCTCGCGGACGAAGGGCTCCTCTTGCACACTGCCGATTCCTCTCCCCCCGCATCCCCGTCTGCCTTTCCCTCCATGTATCCGGTAATCTGGCCGGTGTTCGGCGGTTGTTTGTTTTTGCATGAGACTCGGCACCGGACGGTCCGGTTCGAACTCGGCATTGGTCGCGCCTGGTTACAGCGACATAGACGCGACGAGGGTGTGTTTTTGGCCAAGAAGCTGTACGTAGGCAATATCCCGTTCTCCGCGACGGAGGACGAACTCCGAGACCTGTTCAGTGCCCATGGGGAACTTGAATCGGTCAATGTCATTACTGATCGCGAAACAGGCCGCCCGCGCGGTTTTGCATTCGTCGAATTCGCAGAGGATTCCGGCGCGAGTGCGGCGCAACAAGCGCTGGACGGGCAAGACATGGGCGGACGCGCTCTGCGCGTCAACGAAGCGAATGAACGCCAACCGCGTGGCGGTGGTGGTGGCGGCGGCGGCGGTGGTGGCGGCCGCGGTCGCTACTAGTCGCTCGACACCGCGGTTGCCGGGTCGGATTCCGGACCGGCGACCGCGGACTTTCCATTCGGATCAGACGCTGGACCTGGAGTGATCTTCCAGGAAGTAGTTGAAATCCTCGGTGGCCTCGCCGTGGAGAATCTCGTAGGCGTGAGCTGCGCTGCGCGCCGAGAATAACTGCTGCTGGATTAC from bacterium includes:
- a CDS encoding RNA-binding protein, with protein sequence MAKKLYVGNIPFSATEDELRDLFSAHGELESVNVITDRETGRPRGFAFVEFAEDSGASAAQQALDGQDMGGRALRVNEANERQPRGGGGGGGGGGGGRGRY